One segment of Gammaproteobacteria bacterium DNA contains the following:
- the flhA gene encoding flagellar biosynthesis protein FlhA — protein MAATLGSITRSGLGAPALMIIILAMVVIPLPPFALDVFFTFNIALALVVLLASIYSERPLDFTAFPTILLIATLLRLALNIASTRVVLLNGHAGADAAGKVIEAFGQFVIGGNFAVGIVVFAILTIINFVVVTKGAGRVSEVSARFTLDAMPGKQMSIDADLNAGVIDQAEAKLRRSEVVQEADFYGSMDGASKFVRGDAIAGLLITFINMLGGIAIGTLQHQLSMGEAAQFYILLTIGDGLVAQIPSLLLSTATAIIVTRASGSQNMGQQVTRQLFGSPQALAVTAGIIGMLGLVPGMPNLVFMSLATVAGYLAWRIYRQQQIETVTQPAAGGAPAELGGAIESAETREVNWDDVPPLDTIGMEVGYRLITLVDRNQNGQLLTRIKGVRKKLSQELGFLIPPVHIRDNLDLAPTAYRIALLGVTTAETEAFPDRQLAINPGQVQSTLPGIATQDPAFKLPAVWIEPNLREQAQTLGYTVVDASTVIATHLNQILMSHAHELLGHEETQQLLDRLANTMPRLVQDLVPKTLTLRVVVRVLQNLLLEQAPIRDMRTIAETLAEHGVRSQDPDVLTAAVRVAIGKMIIQNINGLEDELPVITLAADLEQILLRTLQTGRDEQAPLEPGLAERLHKALLETAQKQELVGQPAVLLVPDAIRLMLARFTRHGIPNLHVLAFSEISEDKKLKVIATVGK, from the coding sequence CTGGCCGCCACCTTGGGCAGCATAACCCGTTCCGGGTTGGGCGCCCCGGCTCTGATGATCATCATCCTGGCGATGGTGGTTATTCCACTACCGCCATTCGCGCTGGATGTGTTCTTCACCTTTAATATCGCCTTGGCACTGGTGGTGCTACTGGCGAGCATCTACAGCGAGCGGCCCCTGGATTTCACTGCCTTCCCTACCATATTGCTGATCGCCACTTTGCTACGACTGGCGCTCAACATCGCATCGACCCGAGTGGTGCTGCTGAACGGTCATGCAGGGGCGGATGCTGCCGGTAAAGTTATTGAAGCCTTTGGGCAATTTGTGATTGGCGGCAACTTCGCAGTGGGTATCGTCGTATTTGCCATTCTAACAATCATCAATTTCGTAGTTGTCACTAAAGGCGCCGGTCGGGTCTCGGAAGTCAGCGCCCGTTTTACCCTGGACGCCATGCCCGGCAAACAAATGTCGATCGATGCCGATCTTAATGCTGGCGTCATCGATCAGGCCGAGGCCAAGCTCCGGCGATCCGAAGTGGTGCAAGAAGCCGATTTCTATGGCTCCATGGATGGCGCCAGCAAATTCGTGCGCGGCGATGCTATCGCCGGGTTGCTCATCACATTTATCAACATGCTGGGCGGCATCGCCATCGGTACGCTGCAGCACCAGTTGTCAATGGGGGAAGCAGCGCAGTTTTATATTCTGCTGACGATCGGCGACGGCTTGGTAGCCCAAATACCATCACTGCTTCTGTCTACCGCTACCGCCATTATTGTCACCCGCGCCTCCGGTTCTCAGAATATGGGGCAGCAAGTAACCCGGCAACTGTTTGGGAGTCCGCAAGCCCTGGCGGTCACCGCAGGCATCATCGGCATGCTAGGGCTGGTTCCGGGGATGCCCAATCTGGTGTTCATGAGTCTTGCCACGGTAGCTGGCTATCTAGCCTGGCGCATTTACCGACAACAACAAATCGAAACCGTAACACAGCCCGCTGCTGGCGGCGCTCCCGCAGAACTGGGCGGCGCCATTGAGAGTGCGGAAACCCGGGAGGTCAACTGGGATGATGTACCGCCTCTGGATACGATCGGCATGGAGGTCGGCTATCGGCTGATTACTTTGGTTGATCGTAATCAGAACGGTCAACTGTTGACGCGAATTAAGGGGGTTCGCAAAAAACTGTCCCAGGAACTAGGCTTTTTGATTCCTCCCGTACATATTCGCGACAACCTGGATCTGGCGCCAACCGCCTACCGAATCGCTTTGCTAGGCGTTACCACCGCTGAAACCGAAGCCTTCCCTGATCGGCAGTTGGCGATCAATCCAGGTCAGGTGCAAAGTACTCTGCCAGGGATCGCTACTCAGGATCCAGCTTTCAAGCTGCCTGCCGTATGGATCGAGCCGAATCTGCGTGAGCAGGCGCAGACCCTTGGCTACACCGTGGTGGACGCCAGCACCGTCATCGCGACTCACCTCAATCAAATCCTGATGAGCCATGCCCATGAATTGCTTGGTCACGAGGAAACCCAGCAATTACTGGATCGATTGGCCAATACCATGCCGCGCCTTGTGCAGGACCTGGTGCCCAAGACCCTGACATTGCGCGTCGTCGTGCGGGTGCTGCAAAACCTGCTGCTGGAACAGGCGCCGATCCGCGATATGCGAACTATCGCCGAAACTTTGGCGGAGCATGGAGTCCGGAGTCAGGACCCTGACGTCTTGACCGCAGCCGTCCGCGTGGCGATCGGAAAGATGATTATTCAAAATATCAATGGCTTGGAGGATGAATTACCTGTCATTACATTGGCGGCTGATCTGGAACAGATATTGCTGCGTACTCTGCAAACAGGCAGGGACGAGCAGGCGCCCCTGGAACCGGGACTCGCTGAACGCCTCCACAAGGCGCTGCTGGAAACTGCCCAGAAACAGGAACTGGTCGGGCAACCGGCGGTACTACTGGTTCCAGACGCGATCCGTCTCATGTTGGCGCGTTTCACCCGGCATGGGATCCCCAATCTTCATGTCCTCGCTTTCAGCGAGATCTCCGAGGACAAGAAACTCAAGGTGATCGCCACAGTAGGTAAGTAA
- a CDS encoding flagellar motor protein, which produces MDILTLVGLIVGFGGIIGGMLLEGGHIGSLMNAPAFLIVVGGTFGAVLIQLPMDVFKRALGRAKWAFMPPTVDLQASIEKIVEWSNIARKEGLLRLEDYIQQEPDPFASKALQLLVDGKEPEEIRHILEMDLTIHEESELQSITFFEALGGYAPTIGIIGAVLGLIHVMGNLADPSKLGGGIAAAFVATIYGLVLANVFALPMGNKIKSSIKRKGRLCELIIEGIIAIAHGENPRNIESRLQGFIQH; this is translated from the coding sequence ATGGATATTTTGACTCTTGTGGGTCTAATCGTCGGGTTCGGCGGCATCATCGGCGGTATGTTATTGGAAGGTGGCCATATCGGATCGCTGATGAATGCCCCAGCGTTCCTCATCGTGGTAGGGGGTACTTTTGGCGCGGTTTTGATTCAATTGCCTATGGACGTTTTCAAACGCGCGCTGGGCCGGGCTAAGTGGGCGTTTATGCCACCCACAGTGGATCTGCAGGCTTCTATTGAAAAAATAGTTGAATGGAGCAACATCGCTCGTAAAGAGGGTTTATTACGATTGGAGGATTACATTCAGCAAGAACCTGACCCCTTCGCTTCCAAAGCACTACAGTTATTAGTTGATGGCAAGGAACCCGAGGAAATCCGCCATATTCTGGAAATGGACTTGACGATTCATGAAGAGAGCGAACTGCAATCAATTACTTTTTTTGAAGCCTTGGGTGGCTACGCGCCGACTATCGGCATTATCGGCGCAGTATTAGGCCTTATCCACGTTATGGGTAACTTGGCCGATCCGAGTAAATTAGGCGGTGGTATTGCCGCTGCATTTGTGGCCACAATTTACGGCTTGGTTCTGGCTAATGTATTTGCCTTGCCGATGGGTAATAAAATTAAAAGCTCCATTAAAAGAAAAGGGCGTCTTTGTGAACTGATTATTGAAGGAATTATCGCTATTGCCCATGGCGAGAATCCACGCAATATTGAATCTCGCCTGCAAGGCTTTATTCAGCACTAG
- the motD gene encoding flagellar motor protein MotD: MSRKKHEEGHENHERWLVSYADFITLLFAFFVVMYAVSSVNEGKFRVLAQSMMVVFRTMDPHSAKPIQVASMVGASAQQAVGQPSATNHSVAPDLRPMPSMVLQRAPRALVTLARGDNPSEKVSATDPESSTDPNLTKVVAKLQAYLSELIKADLVNLRSNSLWVEVEIKNNILFDSGSAIVNPEAQEPLAKIAEVLREVPNRIQVEGFTDNRPINTPVYPSNWELSAARAANVVNLLMKNRVRPERMSAVGYGEFQPIADNGTEQGRMQNRRVVLVIMGNTETRYPVQTNQVNAVPSLENTRQLLN; this comes from the coding sequence ATGAGCCGCAAGAAACACGAGGAAGGTCACGAAAATCACGAACGCTGGTTGGTCTCCTATGCTGATTTTATCACGCTGCTTTTTGCGTTTTTCGTAGTAATGTATGCGGTTTCCTCGGTCAACGAAGGCAAATTCCGGGTGTTAGCGCAATCAATGATGGTTGTCTTTAGAACGATGGATCCACATAGCGCTAAGCCAATCCAGGTAGCTTCAATGGTGGGCGCATCAGCTCAACAAGCGGTTGGGCAGCCAAGTGCGACAAACCATAGCGTTGCGCCTGATCTACGTCCGATGCCTTCGATGGTGTTGCAACGCGCGCCTCGCGCCCTTGTAACACTGGCTAGAGGTGATAACCCGAGCGAAAAAGTCAGCGCGACCGACCCCGAGTCGAGCACTGATCCAAATCTGACCAAGGTTGTCGCTAAATTGCAGGCTTATTTATCTGAACTTATAAAAGCGGATCTGGTTAATTTGCGGAGCAATTCACTTTGGGTGGAAGTGGAGATTAAAAACAATATTCTTTTCGACAGCGGTAGCGCGATTGTCAACCCGGAAGCCCAAGAGCCTTTGGCGAAGATCGCTGAAGTTCTCCGTGAAGTGCCCAATCGTATTCAGGTTGAAGGATTTACGGACAATCGGCCCATCAATACGCCGGTCTATCCATCAAACTGGGAACTTTCGGCAGCGCGCGCGGCGAATGTAGTCAATTTGCTGATGAAAAATAGAGTGCGGCCTGAGCGGATGTCGGCGGTAGGCTATGGCGAATTTCAACCGATCGCTGATAATGGCACCGAACAGGGTCGGATGCAGAATCGGCGGGTCGTACTGGTCATTATGGGCAATACTGAAACTCGTTATCCTGTCCAGACGAACCAGGTCAATGCTGTCCCATCCCTGGAAAATACTCGTCAACTTCTCAATTGA
- a CDS encoding RNA polymerase sigma factor FliA, with amino-acid sequence MKGLALYASLGGDTADDLISRGAPQVKRIAYHLLARMPASVQVDDLIQAGMLGLLEAAHRYDSAQGANFTTFAEPRIRGAMLDEIRRGDWTPRSVHRKAREVSAAIHAVETATGREARDREIAEQMGLTLAEYHTTLNDLRGQKLLSLDEAGADDENELEHIPASDNDPSENVSREHFCKLLATAIDLLPERERLVLSLYYDEELHLKEIGAVLGVSESRVSQLHSQALARLRARVASKNG; translated from the coding sequence ATGAAAGGTCTGGCCCTGTACGCCAGCCTCGGCGGCGACACGGCGGATGATCTGATCTCCCGGGGCGCGCCACAGGTAAAGCGCATTGCCTATCATCTCCTGGCGCGCATGCCGGCCTCGGTCCAGGTTGATGATTTGATCCAGGCGGGTATGTTGGGTCTTTTGGAAGCGGCGCACCGTTATGACTCGGCGCAGGGCGCGAATTTCACAACATTTGCCGAGCCGCGTATTCGGGGTGCGATGCTCGATGAAATCCGCAGGGGCGACTGGACTCCACGCTCGGTGCATCGCAAGGCGCGCGAGGTGTCCGCCGCCATTCATGCCGTGGAAACAGCGACAGGGCGCGAAGCGCGCGATCGCGAGATTGCTGAACAAATGGGTCTGACGCTGGCCGAATATCACACTACACTGAATGACCTGCGCGGTCAAAAACTGCTGTCGCTGGATGAAGCAGGCGCGGATGATGAGAATGAACTTGAGCATATTCCGGCCAGTGATAATGACCCGTCAGAAAATGTGAGCCGCGAACATTTCTGCAAGCTACTCGCAACAGCCATTGACCTGTTGCCAGAACGGGAGCGGCTGGTGCTATCACTCTATTATGATGAAGAGTTGCACCTGAAGGAAATCGGCGCGGTGTTGGGCGTCAGCGAATCCCGGGTTAGCCAACTGCATAGCCAGGCGCTAGCTCGATTGCGCGCCCGAGTTGCAAGCAAGAATGGATAA
- the flhF gene encoding flagellar biosynthesis protein FlhF, with the protein MKIKRLCAANIREAMRKIREELGPEAVILSNQRTAAGFEIVAAIDYDEQTLRQATLDAAAQRRALARETEAQFEEHPDLDASPAASTDRPPVDSIPQQVTATPEQDRLATYTPQERAAPARLDKSRVVWAQDPLLVEMRNEIKVMHNLLERQLSGLAWGELARRQPHRADLLSQLLDFGLSPNLCLRLAEAAANEPYPERAWRLALETLGRSLTVTEDDILTQGGVVAMIGPTGVGKTTTIAKLAARYNLRHGPHHVALITTDSYRIGAFEQLCTFGVIMDAPVRLVRTAQELRDAITGFSDKSLILVDTAGMGQRDLRLSQQFALLKDAPQIRNYLVLAANALHAVLRETVAVFGRVPLSGAILTKVDETTRLGAALSAVHEKRLPLAYIGNGQRVPEDLLVARIDALIRMGEEFAGLYNEPTEHDTLALTFGKRLAAHASC; encoded by the coding sequence ATGAAGATCAAGAGACTATGCGCCGCCAATATCCGCGAGGCTATGCGCAAGATTCGCGAGGAACTGGGACCGGAAGCCGTGATCCTGTCCAACCAGCGGACCGCTGCCGGTTTTGAAATCGTTGCAGCCATCGATTACGACGAGCAAACCCTGCGACAGGCAACCCTGGACGCCGCTGCCCAGCGTCGCGCGCTGGCTCGGGAAACCGAGGCGCAATTTGAGGAACATCCAGACCTTGACGCATCACCAGCGGCGTCAACGGATCGACCACCGGTTGATTCAATTCCCCAGCAGGTCACCGCCACGCCTGAACAGGATCGACTTGCAACTTATACTCCCCAAGAGCGGGCAGCGCCCGCGCGACTCGACAAGTCGCGAGTAGTCTGGGCCCAGGATCCACTACTCGTCGAGATGCGTAATGAAATCAAGGTAATGCATAACTTGCTGGAACGGCAGTTATCTGGCCTGGCCTGGGGAGAACTGGCGCGTCGGCAACCCCACCGGGCTGATTTGTTAAGTCAATTGCTGGATTTTGGCCTTAGCCCCAACCTGTGCTTACGATTAGCCGAGGCGGCCGCCAATGAGCCATATCCAGAACGAGCCTGGCGGCTGGCGCTGGAAACCCTCGGGCGCAGTCTTACCGTCACTGAGGACGATATTTTGACGCAGGGCGGCGTTGTCGCGATGATCGGTCCGACGGGCGTCGGCAAAACCACCACTATCGCCAAACTGGCGGCGCGCTATAATCTTCGACATGGTCCACATCATGTCGCGCTGATCACAACGGACAGCTATCGGATCGGCGCCTTCGAACAACTCTGTACCTTTGGGGTCATCATGGACGCACCCGTCCGGCTAGTGCGCACTGCGCAAGAACTGCGTGATGCAATCACTGGTTTTTCCGATAAATCTCTGATCCTGGTCGATACTGCCGGCATGGGCCAGCGCGATCTCCGTTTATCGCAACAATTTGCGCTGTTAAAAGACGCCCCACAGATTCGTAATTATCTGGTGCTAGCAGCTAATGCCTTGCATGCGGTGCTGCGCGAAACCGTGGCGGTATTTGGCCGTGTCCCACTGAGCGGCGCTATTCTCACCAAGGTTGACGAAACCACTCGCCTGGGTGCAGCGCTTTCGGCGGTCCACGAAAAAAGGCTGCCGCTGGCTTATATCGGCAACGGTCAGCGCGTACCCGAAGATCTCCTGGTGGCGCGCATTGACGCCTTAATTCGCATGGGTGAAGAGTTTGCCGGTTTGTACAACGAACCGACTGAACATGACACGCTTGCCTTGACCTTTGGCAAGAGGTTGGCCGCCCATGCCTCTTGCTGA
- the flhB gene encoding flagellar biosynthesis protein FlhB, translated as MAEDENGQDKTEEPTPRRRQEASEKGQVARSRELTTLMMLFVATGSLLILGPSLIEGLAAQMRAGLALDPKKITNPGQIPEVLGQLFVDLLLLLAPFLSLMMIIALLAPLALGGWTFSLSFKGIHPIKGLAKLFSWNSLMELLKALIKFLVVGGAAVFLLWHSEAELLHLGREPLQPALVHTARILGWTFLILSLPMLLIASVDVPFQIFNYIKNLRMTKQEVRDESKDIEGKPEVKARIRRLQMEFAQRRMMEKVPIADVVVTNPSHYAVAMEYKQAIMAAPVIVAMGVEQTALRIRELAVQHRVPLVQSPLLARALYYNGKLDKPIPNPLYRAVAQVLAYLYRLRQEEPFNRDPIIMEDVPVPPELRTE; from the coding sequence ATGGCCGAAGATGAAAACGGCCAGGATAAAACCGAGGAGCCTACTCCGCGACGTCGACAGGAAGCCTCCGAAAAAGGACAAGTTGCCCGCTCCCGCGAGTTGACAACCCTGATGATGCTGTTCGTTGCCACAGGGAGCCTGCTGATTCTGGGACCGAGCCTCATCGAGGGACTGGCTGCACAGATGCGCGCTGGCTTGGCGCTGGACCCGAAAAAAATTACCAATCCTGGACAAATCCCCGAAGTTCTAGGCCAACTATTCGTTGATCTACTGCTGCTGTTAGCGCCCTTTCTCAGTCTGATGATGATCATCGCCCTGCTTGCCCCGTTGGCGCTCGGTGGTTGGACCTTCAGCTTGAGTTTCAAGGGTATTCATCCTATCAAGGGACTGGCCAAGCTATTTTCCTGGAACTCGCTGATGGAGCTGCTCAAGGCGCTCATCAAGTTCCTGGTGGTCGGCGGCGCAGCGGTATTTCTGCTCTGGCATAGTGAAGCAGAATTACTGCATCTGGGCCGCGAACCACTTCAACCGGCGTTGGTCCACACTGCTCGGATTCTCGGCTGGACCTTTTTGATCCTGAGTCTGCCCATGTTGCTGATCGCCAGTGTCGATGTACCTTTTCAAATTTTCAATTACATTAAAAACTTGCGTATGACCAAGCAGGAAGTGCGCGATGAGTCGAAAGACATTGAAGGCAAACCTGAAGTCAAAGCCCGGATTCGTCGTTTACAAATGGAGTTTGCCCAGCGGCGGATGATGGAAAAAGTGCCAATCGCCGATGTGGTCGTTACCAACCCCAGCCATTATGCGGTAGCGATGGAATACAAGCAGGCCATCATGGCGGCGCCGGTCATCGTTGCGATGGGCGTTGAACAGACTGCTTTGCGTATCCGCGAACTGGCGGTCCAGCATCGGGTGCCATTGGTCCAGTCGCCCTTGTTAGCACGCGCCTTGTACTATAACGGCAAACTGGATAAACCGATTCCCAATCCCTTGTACCGCGCGGTTGCCCAAGTACTGGCTTATCTGTATCGCCTGCGTCAGGAGGAACCCTTCAACCGGGATCCGATTATCATGGAAGATGTGCCGGTGCCGCCTGAGCTACGCACCGAATAA
- a CDS encoding MinD/ParA family protein gives MPLADSEQNSSMNMPSHHRPVRVICITSGKGGVGKTNITVNLALALSLQNQSVMLLDADLGLANVDVILGLHPLYNLSHVISQERTLEEIIIAGPNGVRIIPASSGIKRMAELGPEENAGLVNAFSELNDSLDIMLIDSAAGISDSVVTFCRAAHEVVVVVCDEPASITDAYALIKLLSQDYDVDRFHILANRVVTAQEGRELFTKLVKVSDRFLDVTLNFFGSIPEDPQLRKAVQAQRAVVEAFPGSRSAEAFHRLATQVVSRWPMPRTASGYLQFFIERLINPDYAVEERAE, from the coding sequence ATGCCTCTTGCTGACTCCGAGCAAAACTCATCCATGAACATGCCGAGCCACCATCGACCAGTCCGGGTTATCTGCATTACCAGCGGCAAGGGCGGCGTAGGTAAAACCAACATCACTGTCAATCTCGCCCTGGCGCTGAGCCTGCAAAACCAGAGTGTGATGCTGCTGGATGCCGACCTAGGACTGGCGAATGTCGATGTGATTCTGGGACTGCATCCCCTGTACAACCTGTCGCATGTAATCAGTCAGGAACGCACGCTGGAAGAGATTATCATTGCCGGACCCAATGGCGTTCGGATTATTCCGGCCAGCTCTGGCATCAAGCGCATGGCGGAACTCGGACCCGAAGAAAATGCTGGGCTGGTCAATGCCTTCAGTGAGTTGAACGATTCGCTGGATATTATGCTGATCGACTCCGCGGCCGGCATCTCTGACAGCGTGGTCACCTTTTGCCGGGCTGCTCACGAAGTAGTCGTGGTCGTTTGCGACGAACCGGCGTCGATTACTGACGCTTACGCCCTGATCAAGCTGCTCAGCCAAGACTATGATGTCGACCGTTTTCATATTCTAGCTAACCGGGTAGTCACCGCACAGGAAGGCCGGGAACTGTTCACCAAACTGGTCAAGGTTTCCGACCGGTTTTTGGACGTCACCCTGAACTTCTTTGGCTCCATTCCAGAGGACCCGCAGTTGCGCAAAGCGGTTCAGGCGCAACGCGCCGTGGTTGAAGCATTCCCGGGCAGTCGCTCTGCGGAAGCCTTTCACCGGCTCGCCACTCAGGTGGTCAGTCGTTGGCCCATGCCGCGCACAGCGAGCGGTTATCTGCAATTCTTCATCGAACGGTTGATTAATCCGGATTATGCGGTTGAGGAACGCGCTGAATGA